In Chitinibacter sp. FCG-7, the genomic stretch TTTGATTCAACGTGTTCAGCAGCATTTCGAGGAAAGCGTTGCTGCCAAGCAGGCAGCGATGGAGGTGCTCAGCCCGGCCATTGCGCTGGCTGCCGAAAAAGTGGTTCAAACCTTGATTGCCGATGGCAAAATCCTGGCGTGCGGTAACGGTGGCTCGGCGGCGGACGCCCAGCATTTTGCCGCAGAAATGGTCGGCCGCTTCGAGCGCGAACGCCCCGGTTTGCCTGCGATTGCCCTGACAACCGATTCGTCGGCGCTCACCGCGATTGCCAACGATTATGATTTTGATCTGGTTTTTTCCAAGCAGGTGCATGCGCTGGGTCGCGCTGGCGATATTCTGGTGGCCATTTCCACCTCGGGAAATTCGGCCAATGTGATTTCGGCCATTCATGCTGCGCACGACCGGCAGATGACGGTGCTGGCCTTCACCGGCCGCGATGGGGGGCAGATCGCCGATCTGATGACGGGCGACGACGTCAACATCTGTGTCAACCACCCACGCACGGCGCGGATTCAGGAAGTGCATATCACGGCGATTCATGCGCTGTGTGATGCCGTTGACTATATGTTGCTCGGAGGTGATTAATGAAACGTCTGATAACTGCCGCTTTGCTGGTCAGCAGCCTGAGCGCCTGCGTGCCGCTGGTGGTCGCCGGTGGCGTGGCCGTTGGGGCCTGGATCGGCTCTGATCCGCGCCCGAGTCTGACGATCAAACAGGACACGACGCTGGGTGCCAATATCAGCGCACGGCTGGTCGATGAATGGAAAGAGAGGGCACACGTTACGGTGAATACCTTCAATGGTCAGGTTTTGCTGACCGGTGAAGTGCCCGATGCCGCTGCCAAAGCGCGCGCCGAGGAAATCGCCCGCTCGTTTGCCCAAACCAGACGCGTATTTAATGAGCTGTATGTGGGGCCGGTTTCCACGACGAGCGAGCGCCTGAATGACACCCAGCTGACCACCCGGGTTAAGAGCGCATTGCTCACCGCAGCAGGTGATGCTTCGGCCGTGCATCTGCAGGTGATTACCGAGCGCTCAACCGTGTATTTGCTCGGCATGAGTCAGCCAGCGCTGGCCGATAAAGCCGCCAATCTTGCCGCCTCAGTCTCAGGCGTAAGCCGCGTGGTCAAGCTGGTGCAGCCGCTGCAACCTTTGCCGCAATAGACTGGCGCTTGCGCCAACCCGTAACAATGGGGGTATATGCCTGAAGCGATTTTCAATATTAGCTTGCAGGTATATACCCCTTTATATTTGAAAGTCTTTCAGAATGTACTGCAGCAAAATCGGCTGTGCTGCAGCCGTGGGGTGGAGCTGGTCGGGCTGGAAATAGCGGTTTTGCTGAATAATCGGCTCGAGCAAAAACGGGCTCAGGCTGACTTTGTATGTTTTGGCCAGCTCAGGATACGCCGCCGCAAATTGCCGGGTGTAGCTGGCGCCGTAATTGGGCGGCATCTGCATACCGATTAGATGCACTTTGGCACCTGCGTTTTGCGCCTGTTTGATCATGCTGCCCAGGTTCTGTTTCATGCTGGCAATCGGCAGGCCGCGTAGCCCGTCGTTGGAGCCCAGCGCCAGAATCACCCACTTGGGTTGATGCTGTTTCAGGCTGGCGGGGAACCTTGTGAGTCCTCCGGCAGTCGTTTCACCTGAGACGCTGGCATTGACGATCCGGTATTTTTTGCCCTGCTTTGCCAGATTTTGTTCCAGCAGTTTGGGCCAAGCCTGATTGGCGGCGATGCCATAGCCTGCCGACAAGCTGTCGCCAAACACCAGAATAACCGGTTCTGCCGCCTGCACTGCGTGCATCGCCAGGGCGCTACCAATACTGATAAGGATGCGTTTGAACATGTCCGATCTGACTCCAAGCATGATTGAGGTGCGCAATGTCCACAAGCACATTGATACCGGCTCCCAATCGCTGACCATTTTGCACGATATTGATTTCAGTGTACCAGCTGGCGCCAGTTTGGCCATTGTCGGGCGTTCGGGCTCGGGTAAATCCAGCCTACTGGCCTTGCTGGCCGGGCTCGACTTGCCCACGCAAGGGGATATTCTGCTGCAGGGAAATGCGCTGCAGGCTTTGGACGAAGACGGGCGGGCAAAAGTTCGCGGCCAGCTGGCGGGCTTTGTTTTTCAATCGTTTCAATTGCTACCCGAGCTGAACGCGCTGGAAAACGTCATGCTGCCGCTGGAGCTAGCAGGCGTTACCGACGCCGAGCAGCGCGCTGCGCACTGGCTGGAGCGGGTAGGGCTGGCGCATCGCACCGATCACTTGCCGCGTCAGCTCTCGGGCGGCGAGCAGCAGCGCGTGGCTCTGGCGCGCGCTTTTGCGCCCAAACCGGCCGTGCTGTTTGCCGATGAGCCTACCGGCAGCCTCGATAGTGCCACCGGTGCGGTGATCGCCGATTTGCTGTTCGATCTAAACCGCGAAATGGGCACCACGCTGGTGCTGGTGACGCATGATGAAACGCTGGCAGCGCGCTGCTCGCACCTGCTGCGCTTGCAGGCGGGCCAGATCACCGAATGGCTGGCGGCTGACGAGCGCACATTACTGGAAACGGCGGTGTAATCATGGCAAACCTTGCGACACGCTGGGCTCCGCTACGCCTGCACTGGCGGCTGTTTGCGCGCAGCATGGCGGCGGGCGAATACAAAACACTGCTGCTGGCGCTGGTCATTGCGATTGCCTCGCTCACTGCCGTGGGCATGCTGACCGAGCGCGTACAGCGCTTGCTGCTGGGGCAGGCCAATCAATTGCAGGCGGCCGATGCCGTGCTGGTGTCTGATCATGTCATTGCGCCGACGGCAGCGCAGCTGGCGCAACAGTATGGTTTGCAAACGGCCAGCACGGCCACCTTTCCGTCGATGGTCAGCTTTGGCGAACAAACGAGTCTGGCTTCGGTGAAAGCCGCCAGCGCCAGCTATCCCTTGCGCGGCAAACTGGCTCTGCTGCCGCCCGCACAAAATGCAATGCTGCGCAGCGGCGAAGCGCTGATCGACGCCCGCTTGCAGGCGGTGCTGGGTGTCAAGACCGGGCAAACGATCCAAGTTGGCCAGCTCAATCTGACAGTACGCGGCATTATTGATCGCGAGCCTGACGCGGCGTTTGATTTTTCCAGCCTGCAAGCTCGCCTGCTGATGAGTGAGGCCGATCTGGCCGCCAGCGGCTTGCTCGGCTTTGGCAGCCGGGTGAAATACCGGCTGATGGTGGCCGGAGAAGAAGCGCAGGTTGAGCAGTGGCAGTCGAGCATGAAGCCCAAGCTCGCGCGCGGCGAAAGCCTGGAAAACGTGCGTGAATCGCGCCCCGAGCTGAAGCAGTCGATTGATCGTGCTGAGCGCTTTTTGCGGCTGGCCGCGCTGCTGGCTGGCGTGCTGGCAGCGGTGGCGATTGTGCTGGCCGCCCGGCGCTTTGCCTTGCGGCACTTTGATACCGTGGCTTTGCTGCGTACACTGGGCGCGAGCCAGCGTAAGGTGCGCGCTATTTTGCTGAGCCAGCTATTATTGCTCGCCGGTTTTGCTGCGGTACTGGGCGGCGCACTGGCCTGGCTGGCGCAGACGGCGCTGGTCTGGCTGATCGCCGATCAACTGCCTGCGCCGCTGCCTGCCGGTACGCTATGGCCATGGGGCTGGGCCAGCTTGCTCGGCCTGGTGCTGTTGCTCGGCTCGGCTGGGCCGATTTTACTGACCCTGGCCAAAACGCCACCTTTGCGCGTGTTGCGCCGTGATCTGAGCGTGAATGTGCATTGGGTCTGGCAATACGGCATCACTGTATTGTCCATGGTGGGTATCTTGCTGCAGATAGCTCAGGATATAAAGCTCGCGGCTATAGTCGGTGGGGGTATTGTACTGGCGCTGGCTTTGGTGGCGTTGCTCTGCTACGGCGTGCTCAACCTGATGCAGCGCTACTTCAAGCGCGGTAGTCCCAAAATCGCCTTGCGGCAAATGCTGCGCCAGCCCGGCTTGCTGCTGGCGCAATTGGCCGCGCTAACCCTCGGGCTATGTGGTTTATGGTTATTAACCGTGGTGCAGAACGATTTGCTCGCGGCCTGGCGCGCGCAGGTGCCCGCCAATGCGCCCAATCATTTTGCCGTGAATATCCAGCCCGAGCAGCAGGCGCAATTTAGCCAGCTATTTGTGCAGGCCGGATTGCCGCAGCCCAAGGTGCAACCGATGATCCGTGGCCGCTGGGTGCTGCACAATCAGCAGATCGTCAAACCCGATAGCTATGCCGAGCCACGCGCGCGGCGGCTTTCCGAGCGCGAATTCAATCTGTCATGGGGCGAGGACGAACGCGCTGATAATCAGCGCGTGCAAGGCCCGCCGCTCAATCAGCAGCAACCCGGCTGGTCGGTGGAGGCCGAGCTGGCCGAGCAGCTGGGCATCCGGTTGGGCGATGTACTGACTTTTGATATTGCCGGTGTGCCGGTGAGTGCGCCGGTGGTGAATTTGCGCAAGGTGAACTGGGGCTCGTTTCGCGCCAATTTCTTTGTGATCGGCTCCGAGGTGATGATGCGCGAGCAGCCCAGCAGCGCAATCAGCAGCTTTTATCTGCCCAAAACGCAGCCGCAGCTGATTCCCGATCTGGTTCGCTCCATGCCCAATATCACGGTGATCGACGTTGGGCAGGTGCTGGCGCAGGTTGAATCGGTGATTAGCCTGGCGTCAGCCGCCCTGCGGCTGGTGTTTGTGATGTGCGTGCTGGCGGGGTTGACGGTATTGCTGGCGGCGCTGGACACCAATGAGGCCGAGCGACGACGCGAAGCAGCGCTGATGCGCTCGCTGGGCGCTAGTACGCGGCGCATTGCGCAAATCTGGTGGCTGGAAAGCCTGTTTCTCGGTGCCGTGGCAGGCCTGATGGCCGGTCTGGTTGCCGCCATTGGCGCCTGGTATATCGCCTACAGCGTGTTCAATCTGCCGTGGCTTATCAACTGGGCTTTACCGCTGTACTCCGCCGTGGCCGGCATGATGCTAACCGCTTTAACAGTCGGGCGACGCTTGCTCGCGCTGGCGAGGACAACGCCCATGCTGATGCTGCAGGCGGATTAAATCAAACGGGTATGGGGCTTAATGTGGATTTTGATGAATTTTTGGTTTTGTTGGACAAAGGGACTGAGTTGCCGTTTGATAAAATTCATCAGGCAATGACAAGTTATATTGCGATTTTTGTTGAATGCAATGTATCCCCGCCCCTGAAGTCGTTGTTGCTTGAATTGATTCAATGTGCATTGGATTATTTGAGCGGAAAAATAGATGGTCATGCACTCTTAGAGGCGCGCACTACTGCTTGGCACTTGTTTGATAGGCAAGAGAGAAATTCACCAGCCCAATTTTCGACGCGACTGGTTCTTTGTTGTCTTTATGACGAGCAGTCGTCGGAGATTGATGAAATGGGTCTTGAGTTCTTCTTCGAGACTCTTTTCTCCATTGCTGATGATGCGGCAGAGAATGAGTCCTTCAAGTTTGCAAGGTATCTTGCTGATCATCTTGAGTTGGTGTGATTTTTATTTCTTACGCGGTAGTAAATCTGGTGGACTGGTAATAATTTCACGTCTTTATTGTGCCTAGATTTGTGCCAGCGCAAAATATGCTACCCCAGCTAAGCGCATGCTCACCCTTAATATTGATCTGAGGTGGTGAGTCATGTTTATTCTTGAGCAAGGGCAGGTTGAGCGCTTGTGCCAGAGCTATCTGGGCGGAAACGCGACTGCCGTAGAAAAAATTACCGGCTTTCAGGCCGACGTGTATCTGGTACAAGTGGGGCGTTTGCGTGCCGTGCTCAAATGCTACCGCCAGCCTCATCAGGCGCAGCGTGAGGCGCAGGCACTCAACCAGTTGCGCCAATACGTGCATGGTCTGGCGCTGCCTGAAGTGATCGCCGTACATCAGCCCGGCCAGCAAGGCGAAGCGCTGGTGCTGACGTATATTCACGGGGCTCCCGCCAGCCATGAGCTGGAATCGCCCATTGAAATCGACCGCTTTGCCGATGATTTTGTTGACTGGCTGCGCGGCCTGCACGCGATTAGCTGCGAAATGGGTTTTCAGGACGAAGCCGGGCAATGGCACAGCCAGTTTGCCGCTGCCTATCAGGCCGATCTGCAGGCGCGTATTGTCTGGCTCAATGGCCACAACGCGGCACAATGGATCAGCCAGCCGCTGCGCGACGACCTGATCGAGTTGGCGGGCAAATTTGCGCAATTGCCGCTGTCAAACCGCCAGACCAGCAGCATCATCCATGGCGACGCGCACGCGGCCAATTTTCTGGTAAATCCGGACACGCACCGCCTGTGCGGCGTGATTGATCCGGGTATGGTGCGTTTTAGCCATTGTGAGCTGGATCTGGTGCAGCTCGATACCGTGCGGCCGGATTTGAAATTGCTGGGCAATTATCTGACTAAATCAGACTTTGATCCGGGTATACGCCTGCGGCTGGCTTTCTTTGCCGTCTTCAGCGATATACATCAGGTAGCACAGACTGGTGTCTGCGATGAGGCCACTTTAATGCGCAAACTGAGCAAGGTGCAACGTTTGCTTGATGCGGCAGCGGTAGCGCCAATGTCATAAGATCATCGCGGTTTCAGTGAGGTAGGGCGTATTTGACGCGTAGCGGCAATACGCCTGAAATGCTGAGGTCTGGCGTAGTGCCTGCGGCGACGACGCTCTACGGTGTTGATTTGAAGGGTATCTTCTTGAGGCTATTGATAATAAATAGCTTGGTTCCTATACCTAGGGTTAGTATTCTGCCGTCTCACGTCTCACGTCTCACGTCTCACGTCTCGCGTCTCACGTCTCACGTCTCACGTCTCACAGCCCCAGATAATTCTCGTTCAGTACGCGTAAAAATGCGTCGCCGTATTTTTCCAGCTTGCGATCACCCACACCGCTGATGCGCGAGAGCTCGTAATGGTCGAGCGGGCGCAGGCGAACCATTTCTTTGAGCGTTGCGTCGCCGAACACATGGTAGGCGGGGGCTTCGATTTCGTCGGCCAGCTGCTTGCGCAGTTTGCGCAATGCTTGCCACAGCGCCTGATCGGCTTCGGAACTGAATTCGCTGCCTTTGTCGCCGCGATAGCTGAATTTCTCGGTACGCGCGCGCAGGTAGAGCGGGTTTTCGCCTTTTAAAAATGGGCGCGCTGCGTCGGTGAGTTGCAGCCCGCCGTGGCCGTCGGGCGAGAGTTGCAATGCGCCTTTGGCGAGCAGTTGGCGGAAAACAGCGCGCCAGCTGGCTTCGTCGATGTCTTTGCCGATGCCAAAG encodes the following:
- a CDS encoding phosphoheptose isomerase, encoding MDLIQRVQQHFEESVAAKQAAMEVLSPAIALAAEKVVQTLIADGKILACGNGGSAADAQHFAAEMVGRFERERPGLPAIALTTDSSALTAIANDYDFDLVFSKQVHALGRAGDILVAISTSGNSANVISAIHAAHDRQMTVLAFTGRDGGQIADLMTGDDVNICVNHPRTARIQEVHITAIHALCDAVDYMLLGGD
- a CDS encoding BON domain-containing protein, whose translation is MKRLITAALLVSSLSACVPLVVAGGVAVGAWIGSDPRPSLTIKQDTTLGANISARLVDEWKERAHVTVNTFNGQVLLTGEVPDAAAKARAEEIARSFAQTRRVFNELYVGPVSTTSERLNDTQLTTRVKSALLTAAGDASAVHLQVITERSTVYLLGMSQPALADKAANLAASVSGVSRVVKLVQPLQPLPQ
- a CDS encoding arylesterase, whose translation is MFKRILISIGSALAMHAVQAAEPVILVFGDSLSAGYGIAANQAWPKLLEQNLAKQGKKYRIVNASVSGETTAGGLTRFPASLKQHQPKWVILALGSNDGLRGLPIASMKQNLGSMIKQAQNAGAKVHLIGMQMPPNYGASYTRQFAAAYPELAKTYKVSLSPFLLEPIIQQNRYFQPDQLHPTAAAQPILLQYILKDFQI
- a CDS encoding ABC transporter ATP-binding protein — its product is MSDLTPSMIEVRNVHKHIDTGSQSLTILHDIDFSVPAGASLAIVGRSGSGKSSLLALLAGLDLPTQGDILLQGNALQALDEDGRAKVRGQLAGFVFQSFQLLPELNALENVMLPLELAGVTDAEQRAAHWLERVGLAHRTDHLPRQLSGGEQQRVALARAFAPKPAVLFADEPTGSLDSATGAVIADLLFDLNREMGTTLVLVTHDETLAARCSHLLRLQAGQITEWLAADERTLLETAV
- a CDS encoding ABC transporter permease, producing the protein MANLATRWAPLRLHWRLFARSMAAGEYKTLLLALVIAIASLTAVGMLTERVQRLLLGQANQLQAADAVLVSDHVIAPTAAQLAQQYGLQTASTATFPSMVSFGEQTSLASVKAASASYPLRGKLALLPPAQNAMLRSGEALIDARLQAVLGVKTGQTIQVGQLNLTVRGIIDREPDAAFDFSSLQARLLMSEADLAASGLLGFGSRVKYRLMVAGEEAQVEQWQSSMKPKLARGESLENVRESRPELKQSIDRAERFLRLAALLAGVLAAVAIVLAARRFALRHFDTVALLRTLGASQRKVRAILLSQLLLLAGFAAVLGGALAWLAQTALVWLIADQLPAPLPAGTLWPWGWASLLGLVLLLGSAGPILLTLAKTPPLRVLRRDLSVNVHWVWQYGITVLSMVGILLQIAQDIKLAAIVGGGIVLALALVALLCYGVLNLMQRYFKRGSPKIALRQMLRQPGLLLAQLAALTLGLCGLWLLTVVQNDLLAAWRAQVPANAPNHFAVNIQPEQQAQFSQLFVQAGLPQPKVQPMIRGRWVLHNQQIVKPDSYAEPRARRLSEREFNLSWGEDERADNQRVQGPPLNQQQPGWSVEAELAEQLGIRLGDVLTFDIAGVPVSAPVVNLRKVNWGSFRANFFVIGSEVMMREQPSSAISSFYLPKTQPQLIPDLVRSMPNITVIDVGQVLAQVESVISLASAALRLVFVMCVLAGLTVLLAALDTNEAERRREAALMRSLGASTRRIAQIWWLESLFLGAVAGLMAGLVAAIGAWYIAYSVFNLPWLINWALPLYSAVAGMMLTALTVGRRLLALARTTPMLMLQAD
- a CDS encoding phosphotransferase family protein, with protein sequence MFILEQGQVERLCQSYLGGNATAVEKITGFQADVYLVQVGRLRAVLKCYRQPHQAQREAQALNQLRQYVHGLALPEVIAVHQPGQQGEALVLTYIHGAPASHELESPIEIDRFADDFVDWLRGLHAISCEMGFQDEAGQWHSQFAAAYQADLQARIVWLNGHNAAQWISQPLRDDLIELAGKFAQLPLSNRQTSSIIHGDAHAANFLVNPDTHRLCGVIDPGMVRFSHCELDLVQLDTVRPDLKLLGNYLTKSDFDPGIRLRLAFFAVFSDIHQVAQTGVCDEATLMRKLSKVQRLLDAAAVAPMS